A portion of the Deltaproteobacteria bacterium genome contains these proteins:
- a CDS encoding methionyl-tRNA formyltransferase produces the protein MRILLVGQAAFAEEVLRGLEAAGDTIAAVVCPPDAGPKPDPVKAAALARGIPVHQFRSLRAPEARHAFEAARADLGVLAYATQIVPEPLLHVPRLTSICFHPSLLPRYRGGSAIAWQLIRGETESGVTVFWPDAGIDTGPILLQRPAPVGPDDTAGSLYYRTLCPLGVRAVLDAVALVREGRAPRVAQDESRASYDPLCSDAHAGIDWSRPAAELHDLIRGCDPRPGAHTTWRGARLRLYEPRRAEAPAGAPPGTVVAIGVEGIRVAARDGAVRCARARNGGAKAPAADVARSLGLEPGARLG, from the coding sequence ATGCGCATCCTCCTCGTCGGGCAGGCCGCCTTCGCCGAGGAGGTCCTGCGCGGTCTCGAGGCGGCGGGCGACACGATCGCGGCCGTCGTGTGCCCGCCCGACGCGGGGCCAAAGCCGGACCCGGTGAAGGCCGCGGCGCTCGCGCGGGGCATCCCGGTGCACCAGTTCCGCTCGCTCAGGGCGCCCGAGGCGCGGCACGCCTTCGAGGCGGCGCGCGCCGACCTGGGCGTGCTCGCCTACGCGACCCAGATCGTGCCCGAGCCGCTGCTCCACGTCCCGCGGCTCACCAGCATCTGCTTTCATCCTTCGCTCCTGCCGCGCTACCGGGGCGGCAGCGCGATCGCCTGGCAGCTGATCCGCGGCGAGACCGAGTCGGGCGTCACCGTCTTCTGGCCCGACGCGGGCATCGACACCGGGCCGATCCTGCTCCAGCGTCCGGCGCCCGTGGGGCCGGACGACACCGCCGGCAGCCTCTACTACCGGACGCTCTGCCCGCTCGGCGTGCGCGCGGTGCTGGACGCGGTCGCGCTCGTCCGCGAGGGCAGGGCGCCGCGCGTCGCGCAGGACGAGTCGCGCGCGAGCTACGACCCGCTCTGCAGCGACGCGCACGCCGGGATCGACTGGAGCCGTCCCGCGGCGGAGCTCCACGACCTGATCCGCGGCTGCGACCCCCGGCCCGGCGCGCATACCACCTGGCGCGGCGCCCGCCTGCGGCTCTACGAGCCCCGCCGGGCGGAGGCGCCCGCCGGCGCCCCGCCCGGCACCGTGGTCGCGATCGGGGTCGAAGGCATCAGGGTCGCCGCGCGCGACGGTGCCGTCCGCTGCGCCCGTGCCCGCAACGGCGGCGCGAAGGCTCCCGCCGCGGACGTGGCCCGCTCCCTCGGTCTCGAACCCGGTGCCCGCCTGGGATGA
- a CDS encoding IclR family transcriptional regulator: MRREKSNYTIQSVSHSLDVLEQFAGEAEELGVTELSKRLRLHKNNVFRLLATLESRGYIEQNRATENYRLGIRCLQLGQSYVQHMGLLRQARPIMTELVRQVRETAYLAVLRRAAVVPVEVIEADRPVRIVSQLGEALPLHATAAGKAHLAFEREDELRALVPDGLQRFTERTIVDRPALLQQLRTVAASGYAVDLGEHLEDVRAIAAPVRDYARAVVGALTVAAPASRLTPERIEKEVAPLVLKAGRELSSRLGFDVGRREAQG; this comes from the coding sequence GTGCGCCGCGAGAAATCCAACTACACGATCCAGTCGGTTTCCCACTCCCTGGATGTGCTCGAGCAGTTCGCCGGCGAGGCCGAGGAGCTCGGCGTGACCGAGCTGTCGAAGCGGCTCCGCCTCCACAAGAACAACGTCTTCCGCCTGCTCGCCACGCTCGAGTCGCGCGGCTACATCGAGCAGAACCGGGCCACCGAGAACTACCGCCTCGGCATCCGTTGCCTCCAGCTCGGGCAGAGCTACGTGCAGCACATGGGGCTCCTCCGCCAGGCACGCCCGATCATGACGGAGCTGGTGCGTCAGGTGCGCGAGACGGCGTATCTCGCCGTCCTGCGGCGCGCGGCGGTGGTCCCGGTCGAGGTGATCGAGGCCGACCGTCCCGTGCGCATCGTCTCGCAGCTCGGCGAGGCGCTGCCGCTCCACGCGACCGCAGCCGGCAAGGCTCACCTCGCCTTCGAGCGGGAGGACGAGCTGCGCGCGCTCGTCCCCGACGGCCTCCAGCGCTTCACCGAGCGCACCATCGTCGACCGCCCGGCCCTCCTCCAGCAGCTCCGCACCGTGGCGGCGAGCGGCTACGCCGTCGACCTGGGCGAGCACCTCGAGGACGTGCGCGCCATCGCCGCGCCGGTGCGCGACTACGCGCGCGCCGTGGTAGGCGCGTTGACGGTCGCGGCGCCCGCCTCCCGCCTGACGCCCGAGCGCATCGAGAAGGAGGTCGCGCCGCTCGTGCTCAAGGCGGGACGCGAGCTGTCCAGCCGGCTCGGCTTCGACGTCGGTCGGCGCGAGGCGCAAGGCTGA
- a CDS encoding dienelactone hydrolase family protein codes for MDVETQMIEVPAAGGAMPAFGVRPKGGARAPGVLVIQEAFGLNEHIKDVARRIAGEGYVALAPDLYWRGGKGRTVGYDQLPEAIGLMQSLKDPEVVSDVASGIAYLEKQSFVRADRIGITGFCMGGRVAYLAACELADKIKASVPFYGGGIPVEKTAKLECPVLAFFGEKDAFIPLESVEQLKAEARRHRKAVEVVVYPGAGHGFFCNERASYQKAAAEDAWARLKKFFATHLTAS; via the coding sequence ATGGACGTCGAGACGCAGATGATCGAGGTGCCGGCGGCGGGCGGCGCGATGCCCGCCTTCGGCGTGCGGCCGAAGGGCGGCGCGCGCGCGCCCGGCGTGCTGGTGATCCAGGAGGCGTTCGGCTTGAACGAGCACATCAAGGACGTGGCCCGCCGGATCGCGGGCGAGGGCTATGTCGCGCTCGCGCCGGATCTCTACTGGCGAGGCGGGAAGGGACGCACGGTCGGCTACGACCAGCTCCCCGAGGCGATCGGGCTCATGCAGTCGCTCAAGGACCCGGAGGTCGTCTCCGACGTCGCGAGCGGCATCGCCTACCTGGAGAAGCAGAGCTTCGTGCGCGCCGACCGGATCGGCATCACGGGCTTCTGCATGGGCGGGCGCGTCGCCTACCTCGCCGCGTGCGAGCTCGCCGACAAGATCAAGGCGAGCGTGCCCTTCTACGGGGGCGGCATCCCGGTCGAGAAGACGGCGAAGCTCGAGTGCCCCGTGCTCGCCTTCTTCGGCGAGAAGGACGCTTTCATCCCGCTCGAGAGCGTCGAGCAGCTGAAGGCCGAGGCCAGGCGCCACCGGAAGGCGGTCGAGGTCGTCGTCTACCCCGGCGCCGGCCACGGCTTCTTCTGTAACGAGCGCGCCTCGTACCAGAAGGCCGCGGCCGAGGACGCGTGGGCGCGGCTCAAGAAGTTCTTCGCGACTCATCTGACGGCCTCCTAG